The following DNA comes from SAR324 cluster bacterium.
TTCCATTCGAGTTCACAGGGAAAGCCAAAGAATTTTTTGGCATCTGGCTCTCAAATCTTTTGCTGAGTATTCTCACGCTTGGGATCTACTCAGCCTGGGCTAAAGTTCGTAGACGTAGATTTTTCTTGGGTCATACCCTTATTGGAGGTCATCGCTTTGATTATCACGCTGATCCAAAAGTAATTTTAAAAGGTAGAGCTGTCGTGGTATCGGTGCTGGTTGTGTTGAGTCTTGTTTCCAAATTGAGCCCCGTTTTGAGTGGAACTTCTTTAGTTTTACTGATGCTTGCTCTTCCCTGGTTGGCTAACCGAAGCCTTCGATTCAACGCTAGGATGACGAGCTTTCGTAATGTTCGCTTTGATTTCAGCGGGGCTTACGGAAAATCTCTGTTGGCTTTCGTGCTCCTCCCACTGCTTGGTTTACTCAGCCTCGGTCTCCTGCAGCCTTTTGCAACAAGGTATTCTGGACGTTACCTAGCTGTGAATTACTCCTACGGGGAAGCAAAACTAGAGTCAGATCCTCAGTTGAAGAGGTTGTACAAAGGATTCTTTCAGGCTTTTTCGATAATTTTGCTGCCCGTTGTTGTCCTGTTGGGCATCATGGCCCAGCTCGATTGGGAACTTGAACGCCTGATATTGATCCCAGATGATGGGGCAACAGGTTGGTTGATTGACTTGAGCCCATTTGCTTTGATCATCACTTTCTATCTGGCATTTTTTCATTATCGAGCTGTTGTTCGTAACTCAATCCTAGGAAGTCTTTTAATATCCAGTATCCATCAACTTAAATCTGAAATTTCAGGATTTCGTTTAGCCTGGATTGTCTTGAGCAATACGTTTCTTACTTTGATTTCACTCGGTTTACTTCAGCCTTGGGGGGCTGTTCGCCGATGGCGCTATGAAACTGAGAGTTTACAGCTGATTCCTGGGGGATCACTGGATGAGTTCATTGGGAAAATCCAGCCTGCCGAAGGTGTAATTGGATCAGAATATACAGATCTTCAAGACATTGATGTAGGCGTATAAAGTCGTTAGCCAATGGAAATATCAGGAAAGCTCTACTTGTCAGGTCAGTCCAAATCCATATCAGCCGTTTTACTGTGGTGTAATGGAGGCTTCCAGTTGAGGTCAAATTCTACGGAGATCAACCTGGAAGCGCGCAGAGATGAAATGGTTATTCAAGCTCCTGTGGGAAGTCTCCCCTATAAGATCCTCTTTGCTAACGGACACCTCTTTGAAGCACAGAACAACCAAGAAGCGAAGGAGTTTTTGGAGTTTTGCAAGAAGCCGAATGCTGAAAGCTGGCTCAGCTATCTAGAACAAAGAAAGACAGTCATTTTTGTCGGAATCATGATTCTGGCTGGCTTGGTGATTATGGTTCCAAGAAACGGCTTACCCTGGATAGGTGATCAGGTAGCGAATTGGATTCCCCACAGCTGGTTGATGATGGCAGGTGATGAGACCCTAGAAATTCTTGACGAAAGCTTCTTTTCTCCCTCTGAACTGGCGCTTCAGGATCAGGATAAACTCACAAAAGAATTTAACCGCATGGCTAGCCTGGTTCTGAAAGATCAAACTGCGAAACTAATTTTTCGCCATAGTGAAGAGATTGGTCCAAATGCTTTTGCTCTACCAGGTGGTGTGGTAGTTTTGACGGATGAGCTAGTGGAAATCGCAGAGGATCAGGAGGGAGTAATCGGCGTATTGGCTCATGAATTAGGTCATGTTCAATTGAAACATCCAGCGCGAAGATTGGTTCGCTCGTTGATGGCTTTAGCCGTGGTTAGTTTGATTTTTGACGATGCAGCAACCTTTGCTGAGGAATTAGCAGCAATCTCAGGATCTCTAATCAGTCTTGCCTATACCCGTGAGTTTGAGGAAGAGGCAGACCGAGCCGGTAAAGAAATCTTGATCAGAGCCGATTTGTCCCCAATCCCGCTCGCCAATCTCCTGCAAAAGTTAAGTGATGGCTGCAAAGAAAATTGCAGCCAATTACCCGAGTGGCTCACAACACATCCATCAGTGCCCTCCAGGATTGAATTTCTGTTGAGTGAGTAACTCCAAAAAAATCATTAACTGGGCCACTGTAAGAGGACTTTGATCTAATGAAATGGGGGATGAGGAGGGGTGGAAGGCCAGGGATACTTCATCCCCAGAAGTTGTTGCATCTCAGGTGTAGTGCTTTTCAGATAATTCTCATCTAAATCCGTCATCAAGTCTTCAATTGGTGTGACAAACTTTGGCAAGAACTCCACTAGAATTCCAATACGCCCTGCTTCACTCTGATTAGGCATGGCACAATGCCAAGCAGCTCCAAAGAACAAAACTACGTCTCCGGGTTTCCCTGTTAAACGGATGCATTTTCCAAAAAAATCATCACTCTTTTCTGGATAACGCAAATCTTTCTGAGAACCTGGCGCCAGAGCAGTTGCGCCATTTTCTTCGGTAAATTCATCAATCAAGATGATTGCCTGCGCGTTCAGTGGAAAAGAGGAGTTGGTGCGGGTCGGGAAGGTTTCGTTACGATAAAAATCCCAGTATGGGTAATCGATATGTGGCTCCTGTCCTCGGTAGCCAGGCATGATTCTGGATGCACACATGCTTCCCATCACAAATTCCTTGCCTAGAAAATCCTGTATAGACTGAAAAATCATCGGTTCTTCTACCAAACTTGCGATCTCAGGATCCAACTCAACAAGCCGAGTAAACCAGACTCTACGTTGGAGCAGAGGATCCTGATCATTCTGGTTGAAGTGGGAACCGGTATCAATCGCTTCATCAGTTTCTACTTCAAGCGTTTGGGCGATTCGCTTTATGCGTTCCTGAGAGAAAACATCTTTCAGCATGATCGCCCCAGCACCATCCATTAATTCTTCCACAACGATCGATGTTTTGAATTCATCCCGAGTAATGGTCTTCATAACTTTCTATTACCAGTATTTAGAAAGGCAAAAAAGAATGTTCATATTGGGTTCTATCACAGCGATTTGCTACAGTTCTGAATTGTAGAGCAATCACTCAACAAAACATGATCCCAAATTGATTTTTTGCAAGGGTGTGGTGTTCCTGAAATCAATAATAGAATCGTTGTTTGATTCGGCCTGCTTCCCTTGCTTCTACAAGCGCCTTGGTCTTAGGATCGTTCGTCACTTCGGCTCCAACGACCTCCCACCATACTTCCGGACCAGGGGGTGAGCGATACTTTTCCGTTGGCACCACAATTAAGCAAGAATTCTTCTGATGTTTTGCTGCTTGGAGTGCTGAGCGTATTTCCTGCTCAGTGTTGGCAACCCAGGTTTTTAACCCCACACTCTCAGCATTCTTTGCATAATCGACTTCGATAAACTGACCTTCATCCAAAAGCCCACTCGCTTGATCACGAATCTTGAACTCATTACCAAGTGAATGGCCAACGAGGGCTTTTTGATGCCCATGGATCGATTGATAACCATAATTCACGTTTAATAGGATCGTGATTTTTGTCCTTTCTTGCATAGCAGTGACCAGTTCCATGGGATGCATTTGGTAATTGCCGTCTCCCATCAGCACATACACTTCTTTTTCAGCACCAGCCAATCTGACCCCAATCGCTGCTGGAATATCATAACCCATGCAGGAATTTCCAAACTCTAAGTGCAACACCTTGCCGCCTTTCACATCAAAGAGTTTCGTTAGATCTGCTGGAATTGTCCCAGCTGCAGCCACGAGCACATCACCCTTATCCATTTCATCATTGAGGATTCCAATAAGGTGCCCTTGGCTTATCATCTCTTCAGCATGTTGAATGAAAACCTCTGTGCGTTTGATGTTTTCCCAAGAATTTTTTTCGAACCTGACTTTATTTACCCAGTCTTTTTGAGGCTGAATTCCAACTTCAATTCCAGCTTCGAGCAAGGCACTTAGTGCTAATTTGGCGTCTGCCACAATAGGGAGTGCTCCAAGCTTATACGCATCACGGTCATTGACATTGAC
Coding sequences within:
- a CDS encoding YjgN family protein — translated: MAEETGKFNQETTENDPTKSEIAEGSDPLTQRLNSNDDVGVSSEVLEDPTTLKIWDASPIPFEFTGKAKEFFGIWLSNLLLSILTLGIYSAWAKVRRRRFFLGHTLIGGHRFDYHADPKVILKGRAVVVSVLVVLSLVSKLSPVLSGTSLVLLMLALPWLANRSLRFNARMTSFRNVRFDFSGAYGKSLLAFVLLPLLGLLSLGLLQPFATRYSGRYLAVNYSYGEAKLESDPQLKRLYKGFFQAFSIILLPVVVLLGIMAQLDWELERLILIPDDGATGWLIDLSPFALIITFYLAFFHYRAVVRNSILGSLLISSIHQLKSEISGFRLAWIVLSNTFLTLISLGLLQPWGAVRRWRYETESLQLIPGGSLDEFIGKIQPAEGVIGSEYTDLQDIDVGV
- a CDS encoding M48 family metallopeptidase, which translates into the protein MRSNSTEINLEARRDEMVIQAPVGSLPYKILFANGHLFEAQNNQEAKEFLEFCKKPNAESWLSYLEQRKTVIFVGIMILAGLVIMVPRNGLPWIGDQVANWIPHSWLMMAGDETLEILDESFFSPSELALQDQDKLTKEFNRMASLVLKDQTAKLIFRHSEEIGPNAFALPGGVVVLTDELVEIAEDQEGVIGVLAHELGHVQLKHPARRLVRSLMALAVVSLIFDDAATFAEELAAISGSLISLAYTREFEEEADRAGKEILIRADLSPIPLANLLQKLSDGCKENCSQLPEWLTTHPSVPSRIEFLLSE
- a CDS encoding phytanoyl-CoA dioxygenase family protein, yielding MKTITRDEFKTSIVVEELMDGAGAIMLKDVFSQERIKRIAQTLEVETDEAIDTGSHFNQNDQDPLLQRRVWFTRLVELDPEIASLVEEPMIFQSIQDFLGKEFVMGSMCASRIMPGYRGQEPHIDYPYWDFYRNETFPTRTNSSFPLNAQAIILIDEFTEENGATALAPGSQKDLRYPEKSDDFFGKCIRLTGKPGDVVLFFGAAWHCAMPNQSEAGRIGILVEFLPKFVTPIEDLMTDLDENYLKSTTPEMQQLLGMKYPWPSTPPHPPFH